In the genome of Lactuca sativa cultivar Salinas chromosome 3, Lsat_Salinas_v11, whole genome shotgun sequence, the window CTTTAGCCTTTAAAAAACACCATAAAGCTAATTTGGatggcctctctctctctctcatccttTAATGATCTAATTACTTATTAACCTCATTTGACTCGATTGAAATAAAATGAATTTGATTAATCAATAGTTATGTTGGGTTATGTTATATTTTTTCCGTTCCAAAATTactgtccacagacaaaaaaaacATACAGATTAAAAAAACATTACTTGGTTAAATAATAATGATGAagtattttgataaaaatattatttatttttataaataaactattattttatttaagacaaaaaaaaaaagaaccgtTAAGATGGAAGATAAAAATGCAATGATAATGAAAAACGCCTTGAAACctcttcaagaaaaaaaaaaagatccaTCTCCAGGGAGTCCAGTTCTATAACAAGCCCATACATAAAAAATTTATCAAACTTCTGTAATAACCTTTCGTCGTCGTGTTcgtctcttttagggtttcctggtATCGTTTTGGGTAGATTTCGCTTCTTTCATTCAAATCCTTCGAGGTAAATTCTTTTCGTAGCTACCATATGTTAAATTTCCTTCAACTTTACAACCAAACTTGTGAATTAATGCCCTTAAAACGCTGTTCTCCTCATCCGCACCAAAAACAATTGAAATTGACTTATTTGAATTTGTTTTTGTTGTATATGACGCAAATTGCTCTTTTGATGTTTGTCTTGATCAAATTGTTGGTGTTTGCTCCTGATTAACACTTAAATTTGTTTAATTTTGGGTTATTGCTTTATGTTTGCACTCAGGAACAGTGCTATATGCTGATTCCAGCTAACGAATAAGTAATTGATTAGCTTAAAGCGAGAATGTTAAAACATGAAAGAAATCGGATAAACCGAGTGCATCAGCTGTCCCCAGATCATAACTGGTTACTAATCGAAACTATAAATAACAAGCTCTTGCGTCTTGTTGGCTTTCCTCTTTCTCAATCATAATCATTAGTTTGTTCTCCATTGTAGCCTTTGTTCCTATCTTCAGAAAATCTGCTTTGGTAAAAAACAGAAGCCCAAATTGTCTCTCTGTGTATCCTAATTTTTGAATCCCTACGAATTTAAGTTCAAGTATTCAAAGATATCCTTTCATCTTTTTTCAGGTATAACAAAATGTCTGGAAGGAATCGAATGCCACGGGGCCCACGTGAGGGCCCAATTCACCGGGCCCACGGGCCCCTCCCTCCTCACCCTGCTGCTCTTGAAGAAGAACTTGAACTCCAACATCGAGACATTCAAAGAATCATGGCTGAAAATGGACATGTAGTAGAAGAAAATGTGAGTCTTCAAAGGGAATTAACTGCTGTGAAAGATGAGATTCATAGATTAGGTCAAATCATCCCCAAATTACATGCTGAAAAAGATGCAAGAGCCAGGGATTTAATTGACAGAGGAATGAAACTCGAGGCTGAGCTTCGTGATGCTGAGCCTTTAATGGCAGATGTGGGACAATTAAGAAGTGAATTCCAGAAATTGACTTCATTGAGGCAAGAATTGTCTAGTCAAATTCAAGGTTTGACCAAAGATACAAGTAGATTGAAGGCTGAAAATGAACAGGTGGTTGGACTTAAGACTGATATTGATGGTATGCATAAAGACCTTGTTGATATGAGGTATGAATTTGTACTTTGATGTATTTAAAACTGTTTTTATTTTgagatttatttaaatatatgtaTTGTGTATAGGAGAGATTATGAAATGATGAAGAAAACAAATGAAGAACATGTGATTCAAAAGGAAGCAATGGAAAAGAATCTTATTTCAATGGCTCGTGAAATTGAGAAGCTTAGAGGAGAGCAAATGAGAACACGTGGACTTGGTatattttctttctctctctctctctctctctctctctctctctctcacacacacacacatcattgTTTGTCTTGTGAATGTGTAAATGTCTAAAACACCCTTGGTTAAGTTTAATGCGATTAACTAGAAATTTTATATGAATGAAGGTGGTGGAGGATATGGAATGTTAAATGGAAGCCCTGATATGAGGTATCATCCAGGTGGTggatatggtggtggtggtggttggggaTCTTATGACCACCGAGGACCACCGCGTTATTGATAACAACATCCTGTGTACTTTCTTGCCAGCTGGACATAAAGGGTATGTATGGATTGATGCCAAATTTACATTTTATCTGGTGTAAATATAAAATGTAATGTCATCTTTATGCATGTTTATGGATAATTGCTCCATTGAATTTAGAGTAAATTCTAAATTTCGTCTTTCTGCTATGTCAAAAGTTACCAATGATATAAGAATAAAAAATACACAATATATAATATGCCATGAATGACTTGCACCAATAACTAATGGGATGTTTATGTTCCATGTATGACTTTATACCATTGTTTCACCAAGTTATGACATGGCTAACTAATAGGATGTAGTTGCTCGAAAACCACATGCACCATGCCTATCGGTGTCCATCCACACCAAAATCAACTCTTAAACGCCTTTGCAAAACTCTTTATATTAATTTAAAGACACCAAAATTATTCCAATCTTTTACTATAAATGTTGTACAATGATAATCAGGATGCGATACATTCGATACAGAACATATGATGCATAAGTAGTAGAAAGTAAGAAGTATAATatgtttttagggggagtttgtttaGAAAACATTATGTACACACCTTGAAAAATACCCTAAAATCCTTCTATCAACTTAGCTTTTGGTGACTTATGACATTAATACATACACTTTCAATGGCATAAGTATCTATTAAAATGtataaatcaccaaaacactcaatATATACGCTAATGATCACGATTGAGTAGAAGAAGATCAACACTAGGGGTTCTAAATACATATTTCTTACTACTAAATTGTGTGACTTCATTCGCCAATCACACAACAATTGAGTTGCCCATGGCCTCCGAAGCAAACTCCAAGGAAAGAATGGGTCATTCTTCCTTTTGAACCATATAATTCACCAAACTCTCTCCTTCTATCCACTCCTTGATAGATCACAATAAAAGAACGCTAGATGCTAGATAGTTTAGTTTCTATTCAACATTTATACTTTGCTCCCACCAAGAAAATAATTACATTGCCAATGCCTTATTCCCATAAGAATAGGCAAAGAGAGGTAAGGAGTAGGCAAATTGTGTTGGTAATTTTAGtgttataaatatattttagtgtagttattattaatattaagaTAGACTAAGTTTTATTTACTCATAGAGTCTGGATGTAAGAGGTGCATACTCGGGGGGATAAATATGAACTCATGAATATGGGGGTTCGAGGGCAGCGCTCCTAGGTACGGGGGTTCTAACAGGCAACGCCCTTGTCGGGGTCTTAGGGCAGCGCCCCtagtggggtccaaggggcagaacCCCTGACGGTGTGACATCATGATGATGTCATACGATAGTTATGTCTTATAACTAACCCGTTTTTGGCACAAAAATATATGTAACCTCCATTTACCAACTTATAACCGATTTCTTACATCTGTATAAAgatgataagtgttttaaaattGAGTTGATCGTTCATACACTCGAAAATCATACTTCCGATTCTCTCTATCTCATCAAGAACACAAAACAACAAGGTATTATTATGTGTTTCGAATTTAGAAGTGACCTAATTTTTAAATTGATTTTCTTGGATTATCCCAAATCAAATTTGGTGATACTCCAAACATATAGgttgaaattatatattttggaaaataattGCAATCAAAATCCTAAAAACTGTCCAAATAAATATTGATATTCTAAAGACCGCTAGATGTAAGAGGCTGCTAATGAAAATTCAACGCGAAATGAATAAAAAAACTAGGGCGTGTGACAATAGGAaaagataaataaaaacattacaaCTGAAAAGTACACAGAATTAAACATAACATGCCTTGAGtatgtaaataatgaatgaataCACATATAACATAAGAATATTCTAGCACTAAATTAGGAAACAAATGCTATCGAAACAAGCCGAAAGTAAATGATGGTAAAGATTGCACATGATGCATAAATGGTGGAACGTAAATAAGCTAGTGCCTAGATAACTAGATCTCAATTTTGATTTTGTATATTTCAAATTTCTATTCGATTTAATGATTAAGTTTGATAAATTATGTTTGTTGTGGATCGAAGACGAAGGAGATGAAGAAATCGACACAATACCGAAAAAGTGTAAATCCATCAATTCAAAAAATCAAACTTTGGGAGTAAATCCATATTTTTTGACATAGCACACCCGTAAAAGTTTTAACTTACTCTATATTTTATTTTACATAAACATTACCATATAAAAtgctaaagaaaaataaaacaaaaggaCTAATAATTAATAATGATCTCTTGAAATCCAACACTTACGAGTTAGTTATGGGACATGAATCGGGTACCTATCGATACAATCGAACCAAGGCCCATCCAGTGGATTTGTTATGTTCCTGTTACACTTCCAAACAGCACTATTGCATTTAAATCCACTCCCTAAAGCTATTTGCCAAATCCTATCTCCTTCCTTCATCCTCCCTTTAGCTTCCAAGTAACTAAGCTCATACCACAAAGAAGACGACGACGTATTCCCAAACCTATGCAATGTCATCCTTGATGGCTCCATGTCTTGCCACGTCAGCCCTAATTCTGTCTGCATGTTGTTTATCACACCCCGACCACCCGCATGCACACAAAAATGCTTGAATACCCGCTTGAAATTTGGCACGTAAGGTTTGGTGTCCTTACGCTTAGACACAACTTTCTTGATTACATTCTTAAGAAAAAAGAACACTTCTGTTAAAGGAAGGACTTGAAGGGCAAATGCATGGATATTTGCTTTCAAAGCTTGACGAGCTATGTTGGGCAAGTCTTTGGAAAGTGAAATACCTATTTTGCCCTCTGAATCCTCCATTTCATGGATACACTTATACGCTTTATCAAATGAGCCTATGTGGGTTCGAACCACGTGAAGTAAACGATACTTTGATTGCTTTCGGAAACATTTTTTGTTGGACAACAAAACACTCGCACCACCCATGCGGAAGAGGCAGTTTGGTAGAAGCATGGAACGATCTTTTCCGGTGTAGTAAAACAGTGTTATAATCTCGGTGGTGATAATAACAGCGTTTGAGTTCTTATGAATTTTAAGAAGATCACGAGCTAGATTAACAGATATCAATCCAGCACTACACCCCATGCCAGAAagattaaatgtttttacatcttCTCTCATGTTATATCTTCTCATGATCATGCTTGTTAAAGAAGGAATAGGCGCAAAAACACTAGTGTTCACAACAAGAAAGTCGACCTCTTGTGGGTTTAACTCCATTTTTTTAAAAAGCGAATCAAGGGATGAGTAAATGACGATTTCGGCCTCGTTTCTCGAAGCTTCAATGGAGGGAGTTGGAGGGAGACTGTGCATCGCTGGGGGCAAATATGTCTCGTCGCCTAAACCTGATCGAGCCAAGACTTTCATTTGGAAGTCGACACTTTCGGGGTGGGAACTTAGATTGATACGGGAGTGCCTTAAGAAGGCGTCTGAGGGTGATTGTAAACTTTTTGGGGGGTTGCAACAAGCGTAATCCACCAAGTAGATTGAAGGGTGTTTGGAGATAAAAGATAGAATGAAGAACATGATGACGACGATGATGATGGAGAGTGAAAGAATGAGAATGGGTTTCATGGCATCATCGGCATAAAGAGTTTTGAAGAATGAAAGAAAGATGTCCAGCGTCATGATTTTTGTGATTCGAGTGTGGGACGATTGTAAAACTGCTGATGGAAGCTTGGATTTAAAGAAGAGGATGAAGATTATTAGAATACATAAGGTGGTTGAGTATATACCAAATGTGCCAATAGTTACAAAATAGAAGTATCTTTTATAGTGATCCGAGCCCATTTTAACTCATTATGTCATTATATATTCATACAAATACCAAtatgttttgaaaaaatattGTTACATTTTTAGTCCCGGATCTTTTCTTTTTGTTCCATAATCTACCCAAAATCTATTTCTTTTATTGCTTGATTAATATTTtaagacaaaactacaaaaatagtCTCGGTGGACGGTGGTTAGTTGAAAGTTATCACTTTCGTTTAAACGTGATCCATATTGTTACATcttttttaatgagaattttataGAAAGTTTGGTCTAATTTAttttgaacttttttataatCAGATTTTACACttacttttttattttcttaatttatttttattgcaaaaatcaagaaaaaaaggaaaaagaaaatatgCACCAacccatcctctctctctctctctctctctctctctctctatatatatatatatatatatatatatatatatatatatatatatatatatatatatatatatatatatatatatatatatatatatatatagacacacacacacacacactagatgaATCGCCGCACGTTGCGTGGAATAAAATTATACGGTTAAATTTTTTGTAATCATACATTATTGAAAATATTTATGTCAGTTTTAttaactataaaataataataattacattTAGTTAAtgtaaattataattaatttgaacaataaataatatAACACTTATTAAATCAAATCATTTAATGATCTCTGGTCATGTTTTACGTGTGTATAAAATTAGTTGTGGTGACTTAATAAGACATGTG includes:
- the LOC111904546 gene encoding protein FLX-like 3 yields the protein MSGRNRMPRGPREGPIHRAHGPLPPHPAALEEELELQHRDIQRIMAENGHVVEENVSLQRELTAVKDEIHRLGQIIPKLHAEKDARARDLIDRGMKLEAELRDAEPLMADVGQLRSEFQKLTSLRQELSSQIQGLTKDTSRLKAENEQVVGLKTDIDGMHKDLVDMRRDYEMMKKTNEEHVIQKEAMEKNLISMAREIEKLRGEQMRTRGLGGGGYGMLNGSPDMRYHPGGGYGGGGGWGSYDHRGPPRY
- the LOC111904584 gene encoding 3-ketoacyl-CoA synthase 6, producing MTLDIFLSFFKTLYADDAMKPILILSLSIIIVVIMFFILSFISKHPSIYLVDYACCNPPKSLQSPSDAFLRHSRINLSSHPESVDFQMKVLARSGLGDETYLPPAMHSLPPTPSIEASRNEAEIVIYSSLDSLFKKMELNPQEVDFLVVNTSVFAPIPSLTSMIMRRYNMREDVKTFNLSGMGCSAGLISVNLARDLLKIHKNSNAVIITTEIITLFYYTGKDRSMLLPNCLFRMGGASVLLSNKKCFRKQSKYRLLHVVRTHIGSFDKAYKCIHEMEDSEGKIGISLSKDLPNIARQALKANIHAFALQVLPLTEVFFFLKNVIKKVVSKRKDTKPYVPNFKRVFKHFCVHAGGRGVINNMQTELGLTWQDMEPSRMTLHRFGNTSSSSLWYELSYLEAKGRMKEGDRIWQIALGSGFKCNSAVWKCNRNITNPLDGPWFDCIDRYPIHVP